A window of the Gemmatirosa kalamazoonensis genome harbors these coding sequences:
- a CDS encoding GWxTD domain-containing protein, whose translation MGFVRNGAYGTRVMLLATVATTTACARRPDVAPAGSARGDQGGMLARRAPGGPDLAAAYQQMGLVVARGDAPFVASVAHFATASRDSTLLLLSLSLANRALTFEREGDRYRAAYEVRAELRLGDSVVRRISADEVVRVATFKETARGDESVVFAHYFAAAPAAYTLRIAVRDAASGRSAASETPLVVPRMGQGAEVRMSTPVVAYASAGRARLDTLPDVTPRPRATATFGQDSVVALYVESYADATTPRLPLRVVARGERGAAVWSDTASVARRGALYAGELRLPVPRLGVGIVTVDVTHGADSARAALFVGLGEDLPAATFEDVLAYLRYYASPERLRALRDASPELRPAVWAAFLRESDPVSATPEHEGLREYFARVRAANARFGEESTPGWMTDRGMTYIVLGEPDQIADPAEQDPNAKGRTQVWEYRTEKLQLTFTDRGGFGRWRLTSPSAAQVQAVMRRKLVP comes from the coding sequence ATGGGGTTCGTTCGGAACGGAGCGTATGGGACGCGCGTGATGCTGCTCGCGACGGTGGCGACGACGACCGCGTGCGCGCGGCGTCCCGACGTCGCGCCGGCCGGCTCGGCGCGCGGCGATCAGGGGGGAATGCTCGCGCGTCGCGCGCCGGGTGGTCCCGACCTCGCCGCCGCGTACCAGCAGATGGGTCTCGTCGTGGCGCGCGGCGACGCGCCGTTCGTCGCATCGGTCGCGCACTTCGCCACGGCGTCGCGCGACTCGACGCTGCTGCTGCTCTCGCTCTCGCTCGCCAACCGCGCGCTGACGTTCGAGCGGGAAGGGGACCGCTACCGCGCCGCCTACGAGGTGCGCGCCGAGCTGCGACTCGGCGACAGCGTGGTGCGTCGGATCTCGGCGGACGAGGTCGTGCGGGTAGCGACGTTCAAGGAGACCGCGCGCGGCGACGAGAGCGTCGTGTTCGCGCACTACTTCGCGGCCGCGCCCGCCGCGTACACGCTGCGCATCGCCGTGCGCGACGCGGCGAGCGGCCGCAGCGCGGCGTCGGAGACGCCGCTCGTCGTGCCGCGCATGGGGCAGGGCGCCGAGGTGCGGATGTCGACGCCGGTGGTGGCGTACGCGAGCGCCGGACGCGCGCGGCTCGACACGCTGCCCGACGTCACGCCGCGGCCGCGCGCGACCGCCACGTTCGGCCAGGACTCCGTCGTCGCGCTGTACGTCGAGTCGTACGCCGATGCGACGACGCCGCGGCTGCCGCTGCGCGTCGTGGCGCGCGGCGAGCGCGGTGCCGCGGTGTGGAGCGATACGGCGTCGGTCGCGCGACGCGGCGCGTTGTACGCGGGTGAGCTGCGGCTTCCCGTGCCGCGGCTCGGCGTCGGCATCGTCACCGTCGACGTCACGCACGGCGCGGACTCGGCGCGCGCCGCGCTGTTCGTTGGGCTCGGCGAGGATCTGCCGGCGGCGACGTTCGAGGACGTGCTCGCGTACCTGCGCTACTACGCGTCGCCGGAGCGGCTGCGCGCGCTGCGCGACGCGTCGCCCGAGCTGCGTCCCGCGGTGTGGGCCGCGTTCCTGCGCGAGAGCGATCCGGTGAGCGCGACCCCCGAGCACGAGGGGCTGCGCGAGTACTTCGCGCGCGTGCGCGCGGCGAACGCGCGCTTCGGCGAGGAGTCCACGCCCGGATGGATGACGGACCGCGGCATGACGTACATCGTGTTAGGCGAGCCCGATCAGATCGCCGATCCCGCGGAGCAGGATCCGAACGCGAAGGGGCGCACGCAGGTGTGGGAGTATCGCACGGAGAAGCTGCAGCTCACGTTCACGGATCGCGGGGGCTTCGGTCGCTGGCGCCTCACGTCGCCGAGTGCGGCGCAGGTGCAGGCGGTGATGCGGCGCAAGCTCGTGCCGTAG
- a CDS encoding cold-shock protein translates to MARGKVKWFNDAKGYGFIEQEGGEDVFVHFSAIAMEGFKTLTEGQLVEFEIKSGDKGLHAANVVRI, encoded by the coding sequence ATGGCCAGAGGGAAGGTCAAGTGGTTCAATGACGCCAAGGGCTATGGCTTCATTGAGCAGGAGGGGGGGGAGGACGTGTTCGTCCACTTCTCCGCCATCGCGATGGAGGGTTTCAAGACCCTCACCGAAGGTCAGCTCGTCGAGTTCGAGATCAAGAGCGGCGACAAGGGGCTTCACGCGGCGAACGTCGTCCGCATCTGA
- the polA gene encoding DNA polymerase I, whose product MPDATPAATPPVAPPPRLFLVDGYALIYRAFFALISRPLRTSRGENTSAAWGIVNFLNRLITTHKPEYLGWVHDSGLSFRHEQYPAYKATREKLTEELQDDFDRGMERICQLLEAYRIPIISMAGYEADDVIGSLAKKGTNAGLQVVVVSGDKDFHQLVRPGVWLLNPGRGGPAAVDEQWVSVENGSERLGVPPERTTDYLALVGDSSDNVPGVKGIGDKGAQELIAEFGDLETILANVDKITKKRPREALQAGADSARLSKELVTILCDLDVPFDLEKFRIEEPDREALKPLYAELEFTALLKDVVASAAPAEKAKEAVTYETVDTVQAMKRLVARARKARTIAVDTETVVDPSSPTKIDPLRSTLVSLSIALAPGEAYYLPLAHRMWEPPQAELALGIPDAPGDRSPTDAPEDRGLFSGGDEPGGEPIVAAPKKKKAAAKKAASAPEPAGIGGRMIAERGAQPPKNLPPLLSDEMRPLVELLEDESVSKTLQNAKYDVLALRRAGVTLRGVDFDTMLASYVLDPGRRSHGMDVLAAEFLDYTMIAYEDLTGKGKGQLAFDVVPVEAARDYSCEDADITLRLREIFEPQLESQGLTTLFREVEMPLVCVLAEMEWTGIAIDVEHFKSLKERFQAERERVEKEIYVEAGEEFNINSNPQLRVLLFEKLGLPVKKRTPTGPSTDASVLTELADEGHVIPQLLMEYREIFKLEGTYIDTLPALVHPETGRIHTTYSQAVAATGRLSSNDPNLQNIPIRKELGRDIRRGFVPRKGWKLMAADYSQIELRLLAHFSGDPAFVQAFNSGGDIHRQTAAIIFGVPLDDVTKEMRGRAKTINFATIYGQGAHALSRQLKIANAEAREFIATYFERFRGVREYLEGQVEFAREHGYVETLFKRRRYIPELKEKNFNIRAFGERVAQNAPIQGSAADLIKVAMIRIDRALRERGLSTKMLLQVHDELVFEVPVPELADVTALVRAEMEGAASLSVPLLVEVGVGDNWLEAK is encoded by the coding sequence ATGCCTGACGCCACGCCCGCGGCCACGCCGCCCGTCGCTCCGCCGCCGCGCCTCTTTCTCGTCGACGGCTACGCGCTGATCTACCGCGCGTTCTTCGCGCTCATCTCGCGGCCGCTCCGCACGAGCCGCGGCGAGAACACCTCCGCGGCGTGGGGCATCGTCAACTTCCTCAACCGGCTGATCACCACCCACAAGCCCGAGTACCTCGGCTGGGTGCACGACAGCGGCTTGAGCTTCCGGCACGAGCAGTACCCCGCGTACAAGGCGACGCGCGAGAAGCTCACCGAGGAGCTGCAGGACGACTTCGACCGCGGCATGGAGCGCATCTGCCAGCTCCTCGAGGCGTATCGCATCCCGATCATCTCCATGGCCGGCTACGAGGCCGACGACGTCATCGGATCGCTCGCGAAGAAGGGGACGAATGCGGGGCTGCAGGTCGTCGTCGTGAGCGGCGACAAGGACTTCCACCAGCTCGTTAGGCCGGGCGTCTGGCTGCTGAACCCGGGACGCGGCGGCCCCGCCGCGGTCGACGAGCAGTGGGTCTCCGTGGAGAACGGATCCGAACGGTTAGGCGTCCCCCCCGAGCGCACGACCGACTACCTCGCGCTCGTCGGCGACTCGAGCGACAACGTCCCCGGCGTGAAGGGCATCGGCGACAAGGGCGCGCAGGAGCTCATCGCGGAGTTCGGCGACCTCGAGACGATCCTCGCGAACGTCGACAAGATCACGAAGAAGCGTCCGCGCGAGGCGCTGCAGGCCGGCGCCGACAGCGCGCGGCTGTCGAAGGAGCTCGTCACCATCCTGTGCGACCTCGACGTGCCGTTCGACCTCGAGAAGTTCCGCATCGAGGAGCCGGACCGCGAGGCGCTGAAGCCGTTGTACGCGGAGCTCGAGTTCACCGCGCTGCTGAAGGACGTCGTCGCGAGCGCCGCGCCGGCCGAGAAGGCGAAGGAGGCGGTGACGTACGAGACCGTCGACACGGTGCAGGCGATGAAGCGACTCGTCGCGCGCGCGCGCAAGGCGCGCACGATCGCCGTCGACACGGAGACCGTCGTCGACCCGAGCTCGCCGACGAAGATCGACCCGCTCCGCTCCACACTCGTGAGCCTCTCCATCGCGCTCGCGCCGGGCGAGGCGTACTACCTGCCGCTCGCCCACCGCATGTGGGAGCCGCCGCAGGCGGAGCTCGCGTTAGGCATCCCCGACGCACCGGGCGACCGCTCGCCCACCGACGCGCCGGAGGACCGCGGCCTGTTCAGCGGCGGCGACGAGCCGGGGGGCGAGCCGATCGTCGCCGCGCCGAAGAAGAAGAAGGCGGCCGCGAAGAAGGCGGCGTCGGCTCCCGAGCCCGCCGGCATCGGCGGCCGCATGATCGCCGAGCGCGGGGCCCAGCCGCCGAAGAACCTCCCGCCGCTGCTGAGCGACGAGATGCGCCCGCTCGTCGAGCTGCTCGAGGACGAGAGCGTCTCGAAGACGCTGCAGAACGCGAAGTACGACGTGCTCGCGCTGCGACGCGCCGGCGTGACGCTGCGCGGCGTCGACTTCGACACGATGCTCGCGAGCTACGTGCTCGATCCCGGACGCCGCTCGCACGGCATGGACGTGCTGGCCGCGGAGTTCCTCGACTACACGATGATCGCGTACGAGGATCTCACCGGCAAAGGGAAGGGGCAGCTCGCGTTCGACGTCGTGCCGGTGGAGGCGGCGCGCGACTACTCGTGCGAGGACGCCGACATCACGCTCCGGCTGCGCGAGATCTTCGAGCCGCAGCTCGAGTCGCAGGGGCTGACGACCCTGTTCCGCGAGGTCGAGATGCCGCTCGTCTGCGTGCTCGCCGAGATGGAGTGGACCGGCATCGCGATCGACGTCGAGCACTTCAAGTCGCTCAAGGAGCGCTTCCAGGCCGAGCGCGAGCGCGTGGAGAAGGAGATCTACGTCGAGGCGGGCGAGGAGTTCAACATCAACTCGAACCCGCAGCTCCGCGTGCTGCTGTTCGAGAAGCTCGGCCTCCCGGTGAAGAAGCGCACGCCGACCGGTCCGTCCACGGACGCGAGCGTGCTCACCGAGCTCGCCGACGAGGGACACGTGATCCCGCAGCTCCTCATGGAGTACCGCGAGATCTTCAAGCTCGAGGGCACGTACATCGACACGCTGCCCGCGCTCGTGCACCCGGAGACGGGACGCATCCACACGACGTACAGCCAGGCCGTCGCCGCGACGGGTCGGCTCTCGTCGAACGATCCGAACTTGCAGAACATCCCGATCCGGAAGGAGCTGGGCCGGGACATCCGCCGTGGCTTCGTCCCCCGCAAGGGATGGAAGCTGATGGCCGCCGACTACTCGCAGATCGAGCTGCGCCTGCTCGCGCACTTCTCCGGCGATCCGGCGTTCGTGCAGGCGTTCAACTCCGGCGGCGACATCCATCGCCAGACGGCGGCCATCATCTTCGGCGTGCCGCTCGACGACGTCACGAAGGAGATGCGCGGCCGCGCGAAGACGATCAACTTCGCGACGATCTACGGCCAGGGCGCGCACGCGCTGTCGCGCCAGCTCAAGATCGCCAACGCCGAAGCGCGCGAGTTCATCGCCACGTACTTCGAGCGCTTCCGCGGCGTGAGAGAGTACCTGGAAGGACAGGTCGAGTTCGCGCGCGAGCACGGCTACGTGGAGACGCTGTTCAAGCGCCGGCGCTACATCCCGGAGCTGAAGGAGAAGAACTTCAACATCCGCGCGTTCGGCGAGCGCGTGGCGCAGAACGCGCCCATCCAGGGCTCGGCGGCGGACCTCATCAAGGTCGCGATGATCCGCATCGACCGCGCGCTGCGCGAGCGGGGGCTGAGCACGAAGATGCTGCTCCAGGTGCACGACGAGCTCGTGTTCGAGGTGCCCGTGCCGGAGCTCGCGGACGTCACGGCGCTGGTGCGCGCGGAGATGGAGGGAGCGGCCTCGCTCTCGGTGCCCCTGCTCGTGGAAGTCGGGGTCGGGGACAACTGGCTCGAGGCGAAGTGA
- a CDS encoding type IV pilin protein: MRDPRRGFTLVELLVVIVIIGVLAAIAIPRFANTTAKADVAAVKSDLRNLATAQEGYFYDHATYAPSLALLNVSTSPGVTMTIVESTPNGWSATAVHPAAVPVTCAIFYGAATPVAPATIAGQVACR, from the coding sequence ATGCGCGACCCCCGACGCGGATTCACGCTCGTCGAGCTGCTCGTCGTCATCGTCATCATCGGCGTGCTCGCCGCGATCGCGATCCCGCGGTTCGCGAACACCACGGCGAAGGCCGACGTGGCCGCGGTGAAGAGCGACCTGCGCAACCTCGCCACGGCGCAGGAAGGCTACTTCTACGACCACGCGACGTACGCGCCGAGCCTCGCGCTGCTCAACGTGTCGACGTCGCCCGGCGTCACGATGACGATCGTGGAGTCGACGCCGAACGGCTGGTCGGCGACGGCGGTGCATCCCGCGGCGGTGCCGGTGACGTGCGCGATCTTCTACGGCGCCGCGACGCCGGTCGCGCCGGCCACGATCGCCGGGCAGGTCGCCTGCCGGTGA
- a CDS encoding MFS transporter, producing the protein MPSLLERVGLRTREQRAWASYDWAVSSMQTTIMAAVFPIYFVKVASAGIGADRGSQQLALANTAALVVVTLLSPVLGAMADHSAAKKKLLAAFALLGAAACAGMFFIERGDVALASVLYAMSMVGAQGSMAFYGALLPHIARDDEIDRLSTAGYALGYVGGGVLLAAQLLWITQPGWFGLPSGPGLTPEQATLPTRLALASVAVWWLAFSIPVLRVVPEPPPTREPGEGGGVWVAPFVRLGHTLHELRGFRQAALMLLAFMIYNDGISTIIKMATAYGTEIGIGQSALITAILVVQFVGIPCSFAFGALAGRIGAKRAVIGGLLVYVVIAVLGYYMRTATHFLVLALLVGLVQGGTQALSRSLFAAMVPPHRSGEFFGFYGVFEKFSGLFGPLLFALVVQFGGTSRQGILSVIVFFIVGTLLLSRVDVEAGQAYALEAERRARSVERGAA; encoded by the coding sequence ATGCCTTCCCTCCTCGAGCGCGTCGGCCTGCGCACGCGCGAGCAGCGCGCATGGGCGTCGTACGACTGGGCCGTGTCGTCGATGCAGACGACGATCATGGCGGCGGTGTTCCCGATCTACTTCGTGAAGGTCGCGAGCGCGGGCATCGGCGCCGATCGCGGGTCGCAGCAGCTCGCGCTCGCGAACACCGCGGCGCTCGTCGTCGTCACGCTGCTCTCGCCGGTGCTCGGCGCGATGGCCGACCACTCGGCGGCGAAGAAGAAGCTGCTCGCCGCGTTCGCGCTGTTAGGCGCGGCGGCGTGCGCGGGAATGTTCTTCATCGAGCGCGGCGACGTCGCGCTCGCGAGCGTGCTGTACGCCATGTCGATGGTCGGCGCGCAGGGGAGCATGGCGTTCTACGGCGCGCTGCTGCCGCACATCGCGCGCGACGACGAGATCGACCGCCTGTCGACCGCCGGCTACGCGCTGGGCTACGTCGGCGGCGGCGTGCTGCTCGCCGCGCAGCTGCTGTGGATCACGCAGCCCGGGTGGTTCGGATTGCCGAGCGGCCCGGGTCTCACGCCGGAGCAGGCGACGCTGCCGACGCGCCTCGCGCTGGCGAGCGTCGCGGTGTGGTGGCTCGCGTTCAGCATCCCCGTGCTGCGCGTGGTCCCCGAGCCGCCGCCGACGCGCGAGCCGGGCGAGGGGGGCGGCGTGTGGGTCGCGCCGTTCGTGCGGCTCGGGCACACGCTGCACGAGCTGCGCGGGTTCCGGCAGGCCGCGCTGATGCTGCTCGCGTTCATGATCTACAACGACGGCATCTCGACGATCATCAAGATGGCGACGGCGTACGGGACCGAGATCGGCATCGGCCAGAGCGCGCTCATCACCGCGATCCTCGTCGTGCAGTTCGTCGGGATCCCGTGCTCGTTCGCGTTCGGCGCGCTCGCGGGACGCATCGGCGCGAAGCGCGCGGTGATCGGCGGGCTGCTGGTGTACGTGGTGATCGCGGTGCTCGGCTACTACATGCGCACGGCGACGCACTTCCTCGTGCTCGCGCTGCTCGTGGGGCTCGTGCAGGGCGGGACGCAGGCGCTCAGCCGCTCGCTGTTCGCGGCGATGGTGCCGCCGCACCGGTCGGGGGAGTTCTTCGGCTTCTACGGCGTGTTCGAGAAGTTCTCCGGCCTCTTCGGGCCGCTGCTGTTCGCGCTCGTCGTGCAGTTCGGCGGCACGAGCCGCCAGGGGATCCTGTCGGTGATCGTGTTCTTCATCGTCGGCACGCTGCTGCTCTCGCGCGTGGACGTCGAGGCCGGGCAGGCGTACGCGCTCGAAGCCGAGCGGAGAGCGAGGAGCGTGGAGCGCGGAGCGGCCTAA
- a CDS encoding TolB family protein: protein MRALTPSDDSRFDDEPAWSPDGRTIAFVRTGGASMGDLWLVDADGGDARALMREEEPPFDQRSPTWSPDGALVAYVSHHEIIGNRAGDWQLYTVRADGTGVVRRTSTGYDERNAASIAR, encoded by the coding sequence GTGCGTGCGCTCACGCCGAGCGACGATTCGCGGTTCGACGACGAGCCGGCGTGGAGCCCCGACGGACGCACGATCGCGTTCGTGCGCACCGGCGGCGCGAGCATGGGCGATCTGTGGCTCGTGGACGCCGACGGTGGCGACGCGCGCGCGCTGATGCGCGAGGAGGAGCCGCCGTTCGACCAGCGCTCGCCCACGTGGTCGCCCGACGGCGCGCTCGTCGCGTACGTGTCGCACCACGAGATCATCGGCAACCGCGCGGGCGACTGGCAGCTCTACACCGTGCGCGCCGACGGCACGGGCGTCGTGCGCCGCACGTCGACGGGCTACGACGAGCGGAACGCGGCGTCGATCGCACGGTGA